A single region of the Salicibibacter cibi genome encodes:
- a CDS encoding CHY zinc finger protein — MKRVYGKKIDRQTRCIHYSSDKDIIAIKFHCCGKYYPCYQCHQESEAHAISVWPSDQFGERAILCGVCGYEHTIRAYLATDRCLKCHSIFNEGCKFHYHLYFERNEAND; from the coding sequence ATGAAACGCGTGTACGGCAAGAAAATCGATCGACAAACGCGATGCATTCACTATTCCTCAGATAAAGATATCATCGCGATCAAGTTTCATTGTTGCGGAAAATACTATCCGTGCTATCAATGCCATCAGGAATCCGAGGCACACGCCATTTCCGTATGGCCTTCAGATCAATTTGGCGAACGTGCCATTTTATGCGGCGTTTGCGGTTACGAGCATACCATCCGCGCGTACCTGGCAACCGACCGTTGTCTCAAATGCCATTCCATCTTTAATGAAGGATGCAAATTCCACTATCATCTTTATTTTGAACGAAATGAGGCAAACGATTAA
- a CDS encoding cold shock domain-containing protein produces MTGKVKWFNAEKGFGFIEREEGDDVFVHFSAIQAEGFKTLEDGQDVEFEIVEGDRGPQAANVVGL; encoded by the coding sequence ATGACTGGTAAAGTAAAATGGTTCAACGCCGAAAAAGGATTTGGTTTCATCGAGCGTGAAGAAGGAGACGATGTTTTCGTACACTTCTCCGCCATTCAAGCAGAAGGATTCAAAACGCTTGAAGACGGCCAAGACGTAGAATTCGAAATCGTTGAAGGCGACCGCGGACCGCAAGCAGCAAACGTCGTCGGTCTGTAA
- a CDS encoding YusW family protein: MKKYGMLTLSAVVATSLAACGNDGGEFEDETNGDAPDEGDDNAEVQQEDEVSVDDDMDDGADEDGGDADADEAWYEDLPYDEFELEAEYSHGEYEAEYDYEGGNPEAEIEDTRNGEDIEMEGEEALEELSGILPEMDIDENSGEDDILDAAIDAFTLDEDYSELEVEAEFFDDSETEVEDES; encoded by the coding sequence ATGAAGAAGTATGGAATGCTTACATTATCCGCTGTAGTTGCTACAAGCCTTGCTGCTTGTGGAAATGACGGGGGAGAATTCGAAGATGAAACAAATGGAGACGCTCCTGATGAGGGCGATGATAATGCGGAAGTGCAACAAGAAGATGAAGTGAGTGTCGACGATGACATGGATGATGGTGCCGATGAGGATGGCGGGGATGCGGATGCAGACGAAGCATGGTACGAAGATCTCCCCTATGACGAGTTCGAATTGGAAGCTGAATACAGCCACGGGGAATACGAGGCAGAATATGACTATGAAGGTGGAAATCCCGAAGCGGAAATTGAAGATACCCGGAACGGCGAAGATATAGAAATGGAAGGCGAAGAGGCATTAGAGGAACTTTCCGGAATTCTCCCGGAAATGGATATCGATGAGAACTCCGGTGAGGATGACATATTGGATGCCGCGATTGATGCATTTACCCTTGATGAAGATTACAGCGAGCTGGAAGTTGAAGCAGAGTTCTTTGATGATAGCGAAACAGAGGTTGAAGATGAATCTTAA
- a CDS encoding DEAD/DEAH box helicase codes for MTFEELDLPPYLLKSVQQMGFTEATSIQEKILPVARGGSDVIGQAQTGTGKTAAFALPIIEKVDPEDPNVQALILTPTRELAVQVCEEVNSLGRTKKVKAVAVYGGADMGRQIRELKARPSIIVATPGRYMDHTRRRTIRPQSIRTVVLDEADEMLSMGFIEDIEEILEKIPEERQTLLFSATMPNRLKKVADRFMTEPETVSVKTKAMTVSNIEQFALKVPEKQKLSALSRVLDFEDPDLAIIFGRTKRRVDELSEALEQQGYEAAGIHGDMKQAQRTNVLRRFKQGAVKYLVATDVAARGIDVSGVTHVFNFDIPQESDSYVHRIGRTGRAGHSGKAFTFAAPVEMDHMAMIEKATKGSIKHIDVPSDHEAEIARQERAAQELTQIIEKGEHTGLEPMAEKLLQEHEPVTVVAAALSMLQKDKKEPAKKLTGERPIVSKQKRKPAGKQGRFQQRRGGGGRQKNQGRNRGNQRQRSG; via the coding sequence ATGACATTTGAAGAATTGGATTTACCGCCTTATTTATTAAAAAGTGTACAACAGATGGGTTTCACAGAGGCCACATCGATTCAGGAAAAAATATTGCCCGTTGCTCGTGGTGGCAGTGATGTCATCGGTCAGGCGCAAACCGGAACGGGAAAAACCGCGGCTTTCGCGCTTCCTATCATCGAAAAAGTGGATCCGGAGGATCCAAACGTACAAGCGCTTATTCTCACCCCTACTCGTGAATTGGCCGTTCAAGTTTGCGAAGAAGTGAACAGTCTTGGGCGCACCAAGAAAGTGAAAGCTGTTGCTGTGTACGGGGGTGCCGATATGGGGCGACAAATACGGGAATTAAAAGCCCGCCCGTCCATTATTGTCGCGACACCGGGGCGTTATATGGACCATACAAGAAGAAGGACAATTCGTCCGCAATCGATTCGTACCGTTGTACTTGACGAAGCGGATGAAATGCTAAGCATGGGTTTTATTGAAGATATTGAAGAGATATTGGAAAAAATTCCTGAAGAACGACAGACGCTTTTATTCTCGGCAACGATGCCGAATCGTTTGAAAAAAGTTGCCGATCGTTTTATGACAGAACCGGAAACCGTTTCCGTCAAAACAAAAGCGATGACGGTGTCCAATATTGAACAATTTGCACTCAAAGTACCCGAAAAGCAAAAACTGTCTGCGCTTAGCCGTGTGCTTGATTTTGAAGATCCGGATCTTGCGATCATTTTCGGTCGCACGAAGCGGAGGGTGGATGAGCTATCTGAAGCGCTCGAACAGCAAGGGTATGAAGCTGCCGGTATTCACGGGGACATGAAACAGGCACAACGGACCAATGTGTTACGCCGTTTCAAACAAGGAGCCGTAAAGTATTTGGTTGCTACGGATGTGGCGGCGCGGGGGATTGACGTTTCGGGCGTGACCCACGTGTTTAACTTCGATATTCCGCAAGAGTCGGATAGCTACGTTCACCGGATCGGCCGAACCGGACGGGCAGGGCATTCCGGAAAAGCTTTTACATTCGCCGCTCCCGTTGAAATGGACCATATGGCGATGATTGAAAAGGCAACCAAAGGAAGCATTAAGCACATTGATGTTCCGAGTGACCATGAAGCGGAGATCGCCAGACAAGAACGAGCGGCACAGGAACTTACGCAAATCATCGAAAAAGGGGAACACACCGGTCTGGAGCCAATGGCGGAAAAATTGCTACAGGAGCACGAGCCGGTAACCGTAGTGGCTGCCGCGTTGTCCATGTTGCAAAAAGATAAAAAAGAGCCGGCCAAAAAACTAACCGGCGAACGCCCAATTGTTAGCAAACAAAAACGAAAACCGGCCGGCAAACAAGGCCGATTTCAGCAACGTCGCGGTGGCGGAGGGCGTCAAAAAAACCAGGGACGCAACAGGGGAAACCAAAGGCAGCGTTCAGGTTGA
- a CDS encoding GNAT family N-acetyltransferase: MSIIIRPYTEADVSHLLTIWNDIVVEGMSFPQEEPLTLEAAQCFFAEQSYTGVAEENGEILGLYIVHPNSEGRCGHIANASYGVKAGQRGKRIGEKMVIDSLERAGSLGFRIMQYNAVVVTNKGAIHLYKKLGFTSLGVIPNGFKQKDGSYADIVPFYIEIDADRETM, from the coding sequence GTGAGTATCATTATTAGACCATATACAGAAGCGGACGTATCACACTTGTTAACGATATGGAATGATATTGTGGTGGAGGGCATGAGCTTTCCACAGGAAGAACCGTTGACATTGGAGGCAGCCCAGTGCTTTTTTGCGGAACAATCCTATACAGGTGTGGCTGAAGAAAACGGAGAGATACTTGGCCTTTATATTGTACACCCGAATAGTGAAGGGCGCTGTGGCCATATTGCCAATGCATCTTATGGTGTTAAAGCCGGCCAAAGAGGTAAACGGATTGGAGAAAAAATGGTCATTGATTCTTTGGAGAGAGCAGGATCACTGGGGTTTCGAATCATGCAATATAACGCGGTCGTCGTTACAAACAAGGGAGCGATTCACTTATACAAAAAGCTAGGTTTTACCTCATTAGGTGTCATCCCGAATGGATTTAAACAAAAAGATGGAAGCTATGCCGATATCGTCCCATTTTATATTGAAATTGATGCGGATCGAGAAACCATGTAA
- the qoxA gene encoding cytochrome aa3 quinol oxidase subunit II, translated as MMIITSGCGMTVLDPEGTVGEQQRDLIILSITFMLIIVLVVLILLTYFLVKYRERDGHRGYDPNIDGSVKLEVIWTAIPIAIVTVLSIPTVYTIFNIEEVPEASTENEEPLVVHATSSNWMWIFSYPEEDIETINYLNIPVDRPVLFKLTSADSMASFWVPQLGGQRYNMAGMETELYLQAGTEGTYYGRNANYTGEGFAEMRFDVNAIEESAFNEWVADVQEDAPELTQGIYDQFMVPGHVGEYTFSGTHLEWVDHAMDAEYAMEAWEREGYEPTNPHASDAPDGVPQLNIDVEAGSVETEDTQNEETPQEHDSHHHH; from the coding sequence ATGATGATCATAACGAGTGGGTGCGGGATGACGGTTCTTGATCCGGAAGGGACCGTTGGAGAACAGCAACGGGATTTAATTATCCTTTCCATTACTTTTATGCTTATTATCGTCCTCGTTGTATTAATTTTGTTGACGTATTTTCTCGTAAAGTATCGGGAAAGGGACGGGCATCGAGGATACGACCCGAATATTGACGGAAGTGTCAAACTGGAAGTGATATGGACGGCTATTCCGATTGCCATCGTTACCGTTCTCTCCATACCGACGGTTTATACCATTTTCAATATTGAGGAGGTACCGGAGGCGAGCACGGAAAATGAAGAACCACTTGTTGTTCATGCGACATCTTCGAATTGGATGTGGATTTTTAGTTATCCGGAGGAAGATATCGAAACGATTAATTATCTTAATATACCGGTGGATCGCCCGGTGTTGTTTAAACTCACGTCAGCCGATTCCATGGCCTCTTTTTGGGTGCCCCAATTGGGAGGGCAACGTTACAATATGGCCGGCATGGAGACGGAACTATACTTACAGGCGGGCACAGAAGGAACGTATTATGGAAGAAATGCGAATTATACAGGAGAAGGATTTGCGGAGATGCGTTTCGATGTCAACGCCATCGAAGAATCTGCATTCAACGAATGGGTGGCGGACGTCCAAGAAGATGCACCGGAACTCACTCAAGGGATTTATGATCAATTTATGGTACCCGGGCATGTGGGTGAGTACACTTTTTCAGGCACTCATTTAGAATGGGTGGATCACGCGATGGATGCGGAGTATGCTATGGAAGCCTGGGAAAGAGAAGGGTACGAGCCGACGAACCCTCATGCTTCTGACGCCCCTGATGGGGTTCCACAGCTTAATATTGATGTGGAAGCCGGGTCTGTAGAAACGGAAGACACGCAAAATGAAGAAACACCGCAAGAACATGATTCCCACCATCACCATTAG
- the bshB2 gene encoding bacillithiol biosynthesis deacetylase BshB2: MNKEGHILLLFPHPDDETFSAAGTIMMHKREHGTKVTVASLTSGEMGRNWGNPPVANRETLPFIRQKELQNACDIMGVDELLHLGYRDKTLEFEDEQTLASHLRKVILDVDPSLVITFHPGLSIHPDHDATGAAVVEAMKKIPESKRPKLHTKAITANAVEEIGEADIVYDIDDLMERKLQAIDAHESQMQEVSAITKQKIAEGDEDTEAWIRYEEFWTYEL; encoded by the coding sequence ATGAATAAAGAAGGGCACATCTTATTGCTTTTTCCACACCCGGATGATGAAACATTTTCAGCCGCGGGAACGATCATGATGCACAAAAGGGAGCACGGGACAAAAGTGACCGTCGCTTCCTTAACATCCGGTGAAATGGGAAGAAACTGGGGTAACCCGCCGGTGGCAAACCGGGAGACGCTGCCGTTCATTCGTCAAAAGGAACTCCAAAACGCCTGTGACATCATGGGCGTGGACGAGCTTCTTCACCTTGGCTATCGGGATAAAACGCTGGAATTTGAGGATGAGCAAACACTCGCTTCACATTTACGGAAAGTGATTCTCGATGTCGATCCATCACTTGTCATTACGTTTCATCCGGGACTTAGCATCCATCCGGATCATGATGCCACCGGTGCCGCCGTGGTTGAAGCGATGAAAAAGATTCCGGAAAGCAAGCGACCGAAACTGCACACGAAAGCCATTACGGCCAATGCGGTGGAAGAAATCGGAGAAGCTGACATCGTTTATGACATCGACGATTTAATGGAACGAAAGTTACAAGCGATTGATGCCCACGAGAGCCAAATGCAAGAAGTATCGGCGATCACGAAACAGAAAATTGCCGAAGGCGATGAGGATACGGAAGCCTGGATTCGCTACGAGGAATTTTGGACGTATGAATTGTGA
- the sfsA gene encoding DNA/RNA nuclease SfsA produces the protein MFMPYRDQLYKATFIDRPNRFIIRAKKEDGKTVIAHLPDPGRLIELLIPGREIWVRYVDNPKRKTQWSAVLCESEDACVYVSLDTTFPNRLIAQALKEKRIEALKKYNYVRAEYPFAGARWDFLLENKGQSLLLEVKSVTLAEDGIAYFPDAVTARGRKHVETLTDIQIEGNYDTAVLFVVQRGDVTSVRLATHIDPAFSSALQEAADTGVATLAVTTDVRLEGVKLGQELPVQLNNQKGSIK, from the coding sequence ATGTTCATGCCGTATCGCGACCAGCTATATAAAGCAACATTCATAGATCGGCCGAACCGTTTTATCATTCGGGCGAAAAAAGAAGACGGTAAAACAGTTATCGCTCATTTGCCGGACCCGGGTCGATTAATCGAATTGCTCATCCCCGGACGAGAGATATGGGTGCGTTATGTCGACAACCCGAAACGCAAGACGCAATGGTCGGCGGTTCTTTGCGAGAGCGAAGATGCATGTGTATACGTTTCCCTGGACACCACGTTCCCCAACCGTTTGATTGCCCAAGCCTTGAAGGAAAAACGCATTGAGGCGCTAAAAAAATACAACTATGTAAGGGCTGAATATCCATTCGCAGGCGCACGCTGGGATTTTTTATTGGAAAATAAAGGTCAGTCATTGCTTTTGGAAGTGAAAAGCGTGACACTTGCGGAGGATGGCATTGCTTATTTTCCCGATGCCGTTACCGCCCGTGGCAGAAAGCATGTGGAGACTTTAACGGACATTCAAATCGAAGGCAATTATGACACGGCCGTATTGTTTGTGGTGCAAAGGGGCGATGTTACGAGTGTTCGTCTCGCCACCCATATCGATCCGGCATTCTCGTCCGCTTTGCAAGAAGCAGCGGATACTGGCGTAGCAACGCTGGCTGTAACAACGGACGTCCGTTTGGAAGGCGTGAAATTGGGCCAGGAATTACCTGTGCAACTAAACAATCAGAAGGGATCGATAAAATGA
- a CDS encoding S66 peptidase family protein, which yields MAIQAPTLQAGDTVGIVTLGSPLEAEIIDERVQTLEAMGLNVVLGAHVYDWDGFLAGTDQERAADVMAMFEREDVSMILPTRGGVGVAGILPYLNFEVIENNPKWISGYSDITVLLNTLYQYANIIAVHSLMLIDFQETTPPYNFEQFFSVVSSTSIDHAIVNPPEVAPLTGRVPGNVTGPIVGGNLTSFIGTLGTPFEIDTTGCILFLEEVNAPINTVYRYMKHLEQAGKFDDCVGIILGECNNCQVAYGEDYEDLIENFIVPMGKPLITGLASGHGTYKAAVPIGASANLNSDDGTITVISEG from the coding sequence GTGGCCATTCAAGCCCCGACACTGCAAGCCGGAGATACAGTAGGTATCGTGACGTTGGGTAGTCCACTCGAAGCCGAGATCATTGATGAACGGGTGCAAACGTTGGAAGCGATGGGCTTGAACGTCGTGCTCGGCGCACATGTATACGATTGGGATGGTTTTTTGGCCGGAACGGATCAGGAGCGGGCAGCGGATGTAATGGCAATGTTCGAACGGGAGGATGTGAGCATGATTTTGCCGACACGCGGCGGTGTTGGTGTAGCCGGGATTCTTCCGTATTTAAATTTCGAGGTGATTGAAAATAACCCGAAATGGATCAGTGGATACAGCGATATTACGGTTCTCTTAAATACACTTTATCAATATGCGAATATCATTGCTGTGCACAGCTTGATGCTGATTGATTTTCAAGAAACGACTCCTCCATATAATTTCGAACAGTTTTTCAGTGTTGTTTCATCAACATCCATTGACCATGCAATTGTTAATCCGCCGGAGGTTGCGCCGTTAACAGGTCGTGTTCCGGGGAATGTGACAGGTCCGATCGTAGGCGGGAACCTTACTTCTTTTATTGGAACGTTGGGAACGCCATTTGAAATTGATACAACGGGTTGTATTTTATTTTTGGAAGAAGTGAATGCACCTATCAATACTGTGTATCGGTATATGAAACATCTTGAGCAAGCGGGAAAATTTGATGATTGCGTAGGAATTATTCTCGGCGAATGCAATAATTGCCAAGTTGCATATGGGGAGGATTATGAAGATTTGATCGAAAATTTCATTGTGCCGATGGGAAAACCGTTGATTACAGGGCTTGCAAGCGGGCACGGGACTTATAAAGCGGCTGTCCCGATCGGGGCTAGCGCAAACCTTAATAGTGATGACGGGACGATTACGGTTATTAGCGAAGGATAA
- a CDS encoding BCCT family transporter — protein MVRKTDWPVFIISGGFLLLFVIASLIQVDFVADLVDLSFAWATSYFGAFWQVFMVLVLVVAIGLMVSRYGNIRLGTRDRPDINNFKWIAMIVTTLMAGGGVFWAAAEPVSHFLETPPMYGDVPPGEGATIAPALAQSFLDWGFLAWAVNGTLTAVVIMYGQSKGLPMKPRILLYPIFGEKIMTKNAFGTLVDACSILAVAAGTIGPIGFLGLQAAYMVEDLFGIPNTLITQLAVVLGLVLIAAISAMTGIHKGIQFLSRFNVIFALVLSVVILLVGPGRFIIDQFIGSFGIYVQDFLQLAFYRGDEGWLSQWTLFFWGWFIGYAPMMAMFISRVSHGRTLRELFIAVIIIAPLVMNFWFTVVGGTGIFNELQNPGSVGVPLEEGGQAAAINAIVTQLPFGFWIAIGFLLVTVVFVATTADTLSYTISISISATDDPPKAMRVFWAVMMGAVGSILIVLGEGSVDALQSFIVVTAVPVSLILLPTLWLAPRVAKKMAREQGIK, from the coding sequence TTGGTAAGAAAAACAGACTGGCCGGTATTTATTATTAGCGGTGGATTCCTGTTACTTTTTGTGATCGCCTCGTTGATTCAAGTTGACTTTGTCGCTGACTTGGTTGACCTGTCATTTGCGTGGGCGACTTCCTATTTCGGGGCTTTTTGGCAAGTGTTCATGGTGCTTGTACTTGTAGTTGCGATCGGACTAATGGTCTCGCGATATGGGAATATTCGTTTAGGTACCCGTGATCGACCTGACATAAACAATTTCAAGTGGATTGCGATGATTGTTACGACATTAATGGCGGGCGGTGGCGTATTTTGGGCCGCTGCTGAACCGGTCTCTCATTTTCTGGAGACCCCGCCGATGTATGGAGATGTGCCACCCGGAGAGGGAGCAACGATCGCACCGGCGTTAGCACAATCGTTTCTGGATTGGGGATTTCTGGCTTGGGCTGTAAACGGAACCCTAACGGCAGTTGTTATCATGTATGGGCAATCAAAAGGGTTGCCTATGAAGCCAAGGATCTTGCTTTACCCTATTTTCGGGGAAAAAATTATGACAAAAAATGCATTCGGGACGTTGGTCGACGCTTGTTCCATCCTTGCCGTGGCTGCCGGAACGATTGGGCCCATTGGTTTTCTCGGTTTACAGGCTGCATACATGGTGGAAGATTTGTTCGGCATACCTAATACATTGATTACGCAATTAGCCGTGGTTTTAGGTCTTGTGCTGATTGCAGCAATTTCTGCAATGACCGGTATTCATAAGGGAATCCAATTTCTTAGCCGTTTTAATGTTATTTTTGCCTTAGTATTAAGTGTGGTTATTTTATTAGTTGGCCCTGGCCGTTTTATTATTGACCAATTTATTGGCTCGTTTGGCATTTACGTCCAAGACTTTTTGCAACTTGCTTTTTACAGAGGGGATGAAGGCTGGCTATCGCAATGGACGTTATTCTTTTGGGGATGGTTTATCGGCTATGCGCCTATGATGGCAATGTTCATTAGCCGCGTTTCTCATGGTAGAACGCTTCGCGAATTGTTTATAGCAGTCATCATTATTGCACCGTTGGTCATGAATTTTTGGTTCACGGTGGTTGGCGGAACCGGTATTTTCAATGAACTTCAAAACCCGGGCTCCGTTGGTGTACCTCTTGAAGAAGGAGGGCAAGCAGCAGCCATTAACGCGATTGTTACCCAACTTCCGTTCGGATTTTGGATTGCAATAGGATTTCTACTTGTAACGGTAGTTTTCGTGGCAACAACAGCGGATACGTTATCTTACACGATATCGATCTCCATTTCGGCAACAGATGACCCGCCGAAAGCGATGCGTGTGTTTTGGGCGGTCATGATGGGTGCCGTAGGTTCAATTCTAATCGTACTCGGAGAAGGGAGCGTTGACGCCTTACAATCCTTTATTGTGGTGACCGCTGTCCCCGTTTCACTCATATTGTTGCCAACGTTATGGCTGGCACCGCGAGTGGCGAAGAAAATGGCGAGAGAGCAAGGGATAAAGTGA
- a CDS encoding DUF1806 family protein — protein sequence MIHVDIVQPLLDFFNEKHVYIHFELTNGAYAAYRHGKHHAAGGYVRNARMDVQHGKIKGEDPYRVGLKTDDGWIFAEGLSMFDYKNNESLYLYGFDEQGKLAVALQLSTIPFRGGIT from the coding sequence ATGATTCACGTAGACATTGTTCAGCCATTATTGGATTTTTTTAATGAGAAACACGTATATATCCATTTTGAATTGACGAACGGCGCTTACGCTGCCTACCGCCACGGCAAACACCATGCTGCCGGCGGGTATGTGCGAAACGCGCGTATGGATGTTCAGCACGGAAAGATTAAGGGTGAAGACCCGTATCGCGTAGGCTTAAAAACCGATGATGGTTGGATCTTTGCCGAAGGCTTATCGATGTTTGACTATAAAAACAATGAGTCGCTGTACTTGTATGGGTTCGATGAACAAGGAAAACTCGCCGTTGCTTTGCAACTTAGTACAATCCCGTTTCGAGGAGGGATAACATGA
- a CDS encoding thioredoxin family protein, whose translation MTLNDWFAKGTTAEVYIENMSQHKDNLQHVYEQFNLPDDARLEGAGTSPRVIVLTEDWCGDAMINVPILLHIAEKMNMDVSMLLRDSNLELMDQYLTNGKSRSIPIFIFIDENGNEVAKWGPRAPEVQAKVEALFSKLPAKDAPDYEDKWKETLSSLTQMFREDENVWGEVYESIMKTLVK comes from the coding sequence ATGACGTTAAACGATTGGTTTGCAAAGGGAACGACCGCTGAAGTTTATATTGAAAATATGAGTCAACATAAAGACAATCTTCAACATGTTTATGAACAATTCAACCTCCCGGACGATGCCAGGTTGGAAGGGGCAGGCACCTCTCCTCGTGTCATTGTTCTCACCGAAGATTGGTGCGGCGACGCGATGATAAACGTGCCGATTTTGCTTCACATCGCGGAGAAAATGAATATGGACGTATCGATGTTGTTAAGGGACAGCAATTTGGAGCTTATGGACCAATACTTGACGAATGGGAAGTCGCGCTCGATTCCGATCTTTATTTTTATCGATGAAAACGGAAATGAAGTGGCGAAATGGGGGCCTCGGGCGCCGGAAGTACAGGCGAAAGTCGAAGCTCTTTTTTCCAAACTGCCGGCAAAAGATGCACCAGACTATGAAGATAAATGGAAAGAGACGCTTTCGTCACTCACACAGATGTTTCGCGAGGATGAAAACGTATGGGGTGAAGTGTATGAAAGCATCATGAAAACGTTGGTGAAATAA
- a CDS encoding 5-formyltetrahydrofolate cyclo-ligase: protein MTTNKNHIRQHVWEQMEEKKIGRFPFPLQNRIPNFKGAEKAADHVATLSAYQNAKAVKVNPDAPQLPLRAQVLIDGKMLLVPTPRLKAGFIQVKPEWVPQGEEKKATSLTHMKHFGKEIPLSDIPRIDLIVVGSVAVHKDGRRLGKGEGYADREYAILTELGNPRVPVVTTVHSAQLVDADIPIERYDLTADWIATENEIFSTNTPYSKPTGIDWSQVTEEEKEEMPVLAEISRLVRGE, encoded by the coding sequence GTGACGACCAATAAAAATCACATCCGACAACACGTGTGGGAACAAATGGAAGAGAAAAAAATTGGCCGTTTCCCGTTTCCGCTCCAAAACCGCATCCCAAACTTTAAAGGTGCCGAGAAAGCGGCTGATCATGTCGCGACACTCTCCGCTTATCAAAATGCAAAAGCTGTGAAGGTTAATCCCGACGCGCCGCAGCTCCCATTGCGGGCGCAAGTGCTCATCGACGGCAAAATGTTGTTAGTCCCCACACCCCGCTTAAAGGCAGGCTTTATCCAAGTGAAACCGGAATGGGTGCCGCAAGGAGAAGAGAAGAAAGCCACGAGCTTAACGCATATGAAACACTTTGGGAAGGAAATCCCCCTTTCCGATATTCCGCGGATTGATCTTATCGTGGTCGGCTCCGTTGCGGTACATAAAGATGGGCGCCGCTTGGGAAAAGGAGAGGGGTATGCCGATCGAGAGTATGCAATACTGACAGAGCTCGGAAACCCGAGAGTCCCCGTTGTGACCACCGTTCATTCCGCCCAACTCGTTGACGCCGACATCCCCATCGAACGATATGATCTAACCGCTGACTGGATAGCGACGGAAAACGAAATCTTTTCAACAAACACGCCTTATTCGAAACCGACAGGCATTGACTGGAGTCAAGTAACCGAAGAGGAAAAAGAAGAAATGCCGGTGCTCGCGGAAATTAGTCGGCTCGTCCGCGGAGAGTAG
- a CDS encoding NADP-dependent oxidoreductase, which yields MKAVGIEQFGDREQLQLLEITEPELGKRDVLIDMYATSVNPIDFKIREGKKQSLDFPVIPGNDIAGIVIGKGSDVAQFSIGDRVFATPKQIPGATYAEKVAIDETLLTRLPLQANFQEAAATPLAALTAWQNLKERIRVKKGNHVLIIGGGGGVGTFAIQLAKQLGATVTAIGGSDSQSLMKKLGADHVLNHKKKSILKRIEPVDAVFDCVGGEQQQSFFDIIKKDGCLVSIARQPDQQAAEKAGITAVFTSISPSGRLMKEIRELMEANAIRPMITKVYPFTAKGVREAHEQIESGHTKGKLVIEIKAEA from the coding sequence GTGAAGGCGGTTGGGATTGAGCAATTCGGTGATCGGGAGCAATTGCAATTGCTCGAGATCACCGAACCTGAACTGGGGAAACGCGATGTTCTTATTGACATGTACGCGACATCCGTTAATCCGATTGATTTTAAAATAAGGGAAGGAAAAAAACAAAGCCTGGACTTTCCCGTTATCCCGGGAAACGATATTGCAGGCATCGTGATCGGCAAAGGGTCGGATGTTGCACAATTTTCGATCGGCGATCGTGTTTTTGCCACGCCTAAACAGATACCTGGAGCAACTTACGCGGAAAAAGTTGCAATTGATGAAACGTTGCTCACTCGCCTTCCTTTACAGGCTAATTTTCAAGAAGCTGCCGCCACCCCTTTGGCCGCACTAACGGCTTGGCAGAACCTGAAAGAACGAATACGTGTCAAAAAAGGCAATCACGTTCTTATCATTGGCGGCGGTGGGGGCGTCGGTACGTTTGCCATACAATTGGCGAAACAGCTAGGGGCAACCGTTACCGCCATCGGCGGCTCGGACAGCCAATCACTCATGAAAAAACTCGGAGCCGATCATGTGTTGAATCACAAGAAAAAGTCCATTCTAAAACGTATCGAACCTGTCGATGCTGTCTTTGATTGTGTTGGCGGGGAGCAGCAACAGTCTTTTTTCGATATTATAAAAAAGGATGGTTGCCTCGTGTCCATCGCACGACAACCGGATCAACAAGCCGCCGAAAAAGCGGGAATTACTGCAGTGTTCACGTCCATCTCCCCATCCGGGCGATTAATGAAAGAAATTCGGGAACTTATGGAGGCCAATGCTATCCGACCCATGATCACAAAAGTCTATCCTTTCACTGCAAAGGGCGTTCGGGAGGCGCACGAACAAATTGA